Proteins encoded together in one Oncorhynchus mykiss isolate Arlee chromosome 7, USDA_OmykA_1.1, whole genome shotgun sequence window:
- the pparb gene encoding peroxisome proliferator-activated receptor beta (The RefSeq protein has 4 substitutions compared to this genomic sequence) → MKSSDEEVVQQEQEDQQEKGSSNSHSTSNMDSPALSSSCTDLSQTSSPSLSDQLLLGREDGTGALINVECRICGDKASGFHYGVHACEGCKGFFRRTIRMKLDYERCERSCKIQKKSRNKCQYCRFQKCLLLGMSHDAIRYGRMPEAEKRKLVAGLLAGEKAPTTNPNSSDLKSLAKRVNNAYLKNLNMTKKKARSILTGKTSSSPVAYPYPFVIHDMDSLCQAENGLVWKQLINGTTPNKEIGVHVFYRCQCTTVETVRELTEFAKSIPGFVDLFLNDQVTLLKYGVHEAIFAMLPSLMNKDGLLVANGKGFVTREFLRSLRRPFSEIMEPKLEFAVKFNALELDDSDLALFVAAIILCGDRPGLMNIKQVEEIQDSILQALDQHLLANHTDSKYLFPKLLNKMADLRQLVTENAMLVQKIKKTESETSLHPLLQEIYRDMY, encoded by the exons ATCTGTCTCAGACATCGTCTCCATCGCTGTCGGACCAACTCCTCCTGGGTCGAGAGGATGGGACGGGGGCCTTGATCAATGTGGAATGTCGTATCTGTGGAGACAAGGCCTCAGGGTTCCACTACGGAGTACACGCCTGTGAGGGTTGCAAG GGGTTTTTCCGGCGGACCATCCGTATGAAGCTGGACTATGAGCGCTGTGAGCGCAGCTGTAAGATCCAGAAGAAGAGCAGAAACAAGTGCCAGTACTGTCGCTTCCAGAAGTGCCTGCTGCTGGGCATGTCCCACGACG CGATCCGGTATGGCCGTATGCCAGAGGCAGAGAAGAGGAAGCTAGTGGCGGGCCTCCTGGCGGGAGAGAAAGCCCCGACCACCAACCCTAATAGCTCGGATCTCAAATCCCTGGCCAAGCGGGTCAACAACGCCTATCTGAAGAACCTCAACATGACCAAGAAGAAGGCTCGCAGCATCCTCACCGGCAAGACCAGCTCCAGCCCAGTAGCGTATCCATAT cCCTTTGTGATTCACGACATGGACTCCTTGTGCCAGGCTGAGAACGGGCTGGTGTGGAAACAGCTGATCAATGGCACGACCCCCAACAAGGAGATAGGGGTACACGTGTTCTACCGCTGCCAGTGCACCACGGTGGAGACGGTCAGGGAGCTCACTGAGTTTGCCAAGAGCATCCCCGGCTTCGTAGACCTCTTCCTGAACGACCAG GTGACGCTGCTGAAGTACGGCGTGCACGAGGCCATCTTTGCCATGCTGCCCTCGCTCATGAACAAGGACGGGTTGCTGGTGGCCAACGGGAAGGGCTTTGTGACCCGGGAGTTCCTGCGCAGCCTGCGGCGCCCCTTCAGCGAGATCATGGAGCCCAAGTTTGAGTTTGCGGTTAAGTTCAACGCCCTGGAGCTGGATGACAGTGACCTGGCCCTGTTCGTGGCCGCCATCATCCTCTGTGGAG aCCGTCCGGGGCTGATAAACATCAAGCAGGTGGAGGAGATTCAGGACAGCATCCTGCAGGCCCTGGACCAGCACCTGCTGGCCAACCACACTGACTCAAAGTACCTTTTCCCTAAGCTGCTCAACAAGATGGCTGACCTGCGCCAGCTGGTAACTGAGAACGCCATGCTGGTCCAGAAGATCAAGAAGACCGAGTCAGAGACCTCGCTTCACCCGCTGCTGCAGGAGATCTACAAGGACATGTACTGA
- the LOC110528390 gene encoding 60S ribosomal protein L10a isoform X3 gives MSKVSRDMLYEVVKEVQAGSLAKPRKFTESVELQISLKNYDPQKDKRFSGTVRLKTTPRPKFSVCILGDQQHCDEAKAAELPHMDIEALKKLNKNKKMVKKLAKKYDAFLASESLIKQIPRILGPGLNKAGKFPSLLTHNENLNIKVDEVKSTIKFQMKKVLCLAVAVGHVKMSEEELVYNIHLAVNFLVSLLKKNWQNVRALYVKSTMGKPQRLY, from the exons ATGAG CAAGGTATCCAGGGATATGCTTTATGAGGTGGTCAAGGAGGTCCAGGCGGGATCTCTTGCCAAGCCACGCAA GTTCACAGAGTCTGTAGAGCTCCAGATCAGCTTGAAGAATTATGATCCCCAGAAGGACAAGCGTTTCTCTGGCACAGTCAG ACTGAAGACCACCCCCAGGCCCAAGTTCTCTGTGTGCATCCTGGGAGACCAGCAGCATTGTGACGAGGCCAAGGCTGCAGAGCTGCCCCACATGGACATTGAGGCCCTCAAGAAACTCAACAAGAACAAGAAAATGGTCAAGAAACTGG CCAAGAAGTATGATGCCTTCCTGGCCTCTGAATCGCTGATCAAGCAGATCCCTCGTATCCTGGGGCCTGGGCTCAACAAGGCTGGCAaattcccctccctgctcacccACAACGAGAACCTCAACATCAAGGTTGATGAGGTCAAATCCACCATCAAGTTCCAGATGAAGAAG GTGCTGTGTCTGGCAGTGGCTGTGGGTCACGTGAAGATGTCTGAGGAGGAGCTGGTCTACAACATCCACTTGGCAGTTAACTTCCTGGTGTCTCTGCTGAAGAAGAACTGGCAGAATGTCCGTGCCCTCTACGTCAAAAGCACCATGGGAAAGCCCCAGCGCCTCTACTAG
- the LOC110528390 gene encoding S-antigen protein isoform X2: MNRSGDRYVVPDEEGMNRSGDRYVVPDEEGMNRSGDRYVVPDEEGMNRSGDRYVVPDEEGMNRSGDRYVVPDEEGMNRSGDRYVVPGEEGMNRSGDRYVVPGEEGMNRSGDRYVVPDEEGMNRSGDRYVVPDEEGMNRSGDRYVVPDEEGMNRSGGRYVVPDEDGMNRSGDRYVVPDEEGMNRSGDRYVVPDEEGMNRSGDRYVVPDEESMNRSGDRYVVPDEEGMNRSGDRYVVPDEEGMNRSGDRYVVPDEEGMNRSGDRYVVPDEESMNRSGDRYVVPDEEGMNRSGDRYVVPDEEGMNRSGDRYVVPDEEGMNRSGDRYVVPDEEGMNRSGDRYVVPDEEGMNRSGDRYVVPDEEGMNRSGDRYVVPDEEGMNRSGDRYVVPGEEGMNRSGDRYVVPDEEGMNRSGDRYVVPDEEGMNRSGDRYVVPDEEGMNRSGDRYVVPDEEGMNRSGDRYVVPDEEGMNRSGDRYVVPDEEGMNRSGDRYVVPDEEGMNRSGDRYVVPGEEGMNRSGDRYVVPGEEGMNRSGDRYVVPDEEGMNRSGDRYVVPDEEGMNRSGDRYVVPDEEGMNRSGGRYVVPDEDGMNRSGDRYVVPDEEGAVSGSGCGSREDV; the protein is encoded by the exons ATGAATCGGTCTGGTGACAGATATGTAGTTCCAGATGAAGAAGGTATGAATCGGTCTGGTGACAGATATGTAGTTCCAGATGAAGAAGGTATGAATCGGTCTGGTGACAGATATGTAGTTCCAGATGAAGAAGGTATGAATCGGTCTGGTGACAGATATGTAGTTCCAGATGAAGAAGGTATGAATCGGTCTGGTGACAGATATGTAGTTCCAGATGAAGAAGGTATGAATCGGTCTGGTGACAGATATGTAGTTCCAGGTGAAGAAGGTATGAATCGGTCTGGTGACAGATATGTAGTTCCAGGTGAAGAAGGTATGAATCGGTCTGGTGACAGATATGTAGTTCCAGATGAAGAAGGTATGAATCGGTCTGGTGACAGATATGTAGTTCCAGATGAAGAAGGTATGAATCGGTCTGGTGACAGATATGTAGTTCCAGATGAAGAAGGTATGAATCGGTCTGGTGGCAGATATGTAGTTCCAGATGAAGACGGTATGAATCGGTCTGGTGACAGATATGTAGTTCCAGATGAAGAAGGTATGAATCGGTCTGGTGACAGATATGTAGTTCCAGATGAAGAAGGTATGAATCGGTCTGGTGACAGATATGTAGTTCCAGATGAAGAAAGTATGAATCGGTCTGGTGACAGATATGTAGTTCCAGATGAAGAAGGTATGAATCGGTCTGGTGACAGATATGTAGTTCCAGATGAAGAAGGTATGAATCGGTCTGGTGACAGATATGTAGTTCCAGATGAAGAAGGTATGAATCGGTCTGGTGACAGATATGTAGTTCCAGATGAAGAAAGTATGAATCGGTCTGGTGACAGATATGTAGTTCCAGATGAAGAAGGTATGAATCGGTCTGGTGACAGATATGTAGTTCCAGATGAAGAAGGTATGAATCGGTCTGGTGACAGATATGTAGTTCCAGATGAAGAAGGTATGAATCGGTCTGGTGACAGATATGTAGTTCCAGATGAAGAAGGTATGAATCGGTCTGGTGACAGATATGTAGTTCCAGATGAAGAAGGTATGAATCGGTCTGGTGACAGATATGTAGTTCCAGATGAAGAAGGTATGAATCGGTCTGGTGACAGATATGTAGTTCCAGATGAAGAAGGTATGAATCGGTCTGGTGACAGATATGTAGTTCCAGGTGAAGAAGGTATGAATCGGTCTGGTGACAGATATGTAGTTCCAGATGAAGAAGGTATGAATCGGTCTGGTGACAGATATGTAGTTCCAGATGAAGAAGGTATGAATCGGTCTGGTGACAGATATGTAGTTCCAGATGAAGAAGGTATGAATCGGTCTGGTGACAGATATGTAGTTCCAGATGAAGAAGGTATGAATCGGTCTGGTGACAGATATGTAGTTCCAGATGAAGAAGGTATGAATCGGTCTGGTGACAGATATGTAGTTCCAGATGAAGAAGGTATGAATCGGTCTGGTGACAGATATGTAGTTCCAGATGAAGAAGGTATGAATCGGTCTGGTGACAGATATGTAGTTCCAGGTGAAGAAGGTATGAATCGGTCTGGTGACAGATATGTAGTTCCAGGTGAAGAAGGTATGAATCGGTCTGGTGACAGATATGTAGTTCCAGATGAAGAAGGTATGAATCGGTCTGGTGACAGATATGTAGTTCCAGATGAAGAAGGTATGAATCGGTCTGGTGACAGATATGTAGTTCCAGATGAAGAAGGTATGAATCGGTCTGGTGGCAGATATGTAGTTCCAGATGAAGACGGTATGAATCGGTCTGGTGACAGATATGTAGTTCCAGATGAAGAAG GTGCTGTGTCTGGCAGTGGCTGTGGGTCACGTGAAGATGTCTGA
- the LOC110528390 gene encoding S-antigen protein isoform X1 translates to MNRSGDRYVVPDEEGMNRSGDRYVVPDEEGMNRSGDRYVVPDEEGMNRSGDRYVVPDEEGMNRSGDRYVVPDEEGMNRSGDRYVVPGEEGMNRSGDRYVVPGEEGMNRSGDRYVVPDEEGMNRSGDRYVVPDEEGMNRSGDRYVVPDEEGMNRSGGRYVVPDEDGMNRSGDRYVVPDEEGMNRSGDRYVVPDEEGMNRSGDRYVVPDEESMNRSGDRYVVPDEEGMNRSGDRYVVPDEEGMNRSGDRYVVPDEEGMNRSGDRYVVPDEESMNRSGDRYVVPDEEGMNRSGDRYVVPDEEGMNRSGDRYVVPDEEGMNRSGDRYVVPDEEGMNRSGDRYVVPDEEGMNRSGDRYVVPDEEGMNRSGDRYVVPDEEGMNRSGDRYVVPGEEGMNRSGDRYVVPDEEGMNRSGDRYVVPDEEGMNRSGDRYVVPDEEGMNRSGDRYVVPDEEGMNRSGDRYVVPDEEGMNRSGDRYVVPDEEGMNRSGDRYVVPDEEGMNRSGDRYVVPGEEGMNRSGDRYVVPGEEGMNRSGDRYVVPDEEGMNRSGDRYVVPDEEGMNRSGDRYVVPDEEGMNRSGGRYVVPDEDGMNRSGDRYVVPDEEGMNRSGDRYVVPDEEGAVSGSGCGSREDV, encoded by the exons ATGAATCGGTCTGGTGACAGATATGTAGTTCCAGATGAAGAAGGTATGAATCGGTCTGGTGACAGATATGTAGTTCCAGATGAAGAAGGTATGAATCGGTCTGGTGACAGATATGTAGTTCCAGATGAAGAAGGTATGAATCGGTCTGGTGACAGATATGTAGTTCCAGATGAAGAAGGTATGAATCGGTCTGGTGACAGATATGTAGTTCCAGATGAAGAAGGTATGAATCGGTCTGGTGACAGATATGTAGTTCCAGGTGAAGAAGGTATGAATCGGTCTGGTGACAGATATGTAGTTCCAGGTGAAGAAGGTATGAATCGGTCTGGTGACAGATATGTAGTTCCAGATGAAGAAGGTATGAATCGGTCTGGTGACAGATATGTAGTTCCAGATGAAGAAGGTATGAATCGGTCTGGTGACAGATATGTAGTTCCAGATGAAGAAGGTATGAATCGGTCTGGTGGCAGATATGTAGTTCCAGATGAAGACGGTATGAATCGGTCTGGTGACAGATATGTAGTTCCAGATGAAGAAGGTATGAATCGGTCTGGTGACAGATATGTAGTTCCAGATGAAGAAGGTATGAATCGGTCTGGTGACAGATATGTAGTTCCAGATGAAGAAAGTATGAATCGGTCTGGTGACAGATATGTAGTTCCAGATGAAGAAGGTATGAATCGGTCTGGTGACAGATATGTAGTTCCAGATGAAGAAGGTATGAATCGGTCTGGTGACAGATATGTAGTTCCAGATGAAGAAGGTATGAATCGGTCTGGTGACAGATATGTAGTTCCAGATGAAGAAAGTATGAATCGGTCTGGTGACAGATATGTAGTTCCAGATGAAGAAGGTATGAATCGGTCTGGTGACAGATATGTAGTTCCAGATGAAGAAGGTATGAATCGGTCTGGTGACAGATATGTAGTTCCAGATGAAGAAGGTATGAATCGGTCTGGTGACAGATATGTAGTTCCAGATGAAGAAGGTATGAATCGGTCTGGTGACAGATATGTAGTTCCAGATGAAGAAGGTATGAATCGGTCTGGTGACAGATATGTAGTTCCAGATGAAGAAGGTATGAATCGGTCTGGTGACAGATATGTAGTTCCAGATGAAGAAGGTATGAATCGGTCTGGTGACAGATATGTAGTTCCAGGTGAAGAAGGTATGAATCGGTCTGGTGACAGATATGTAGTTCCAGATGAAGAAGGTATGAATCGGTCTGGTGACAGATATGTAGTTCCAGATGAAGAAGGTATGAATCGGTCTGGTGACAGATATGTAGTTCCAGATGAAGAAGGTATGAATCGGTCTGGTGACAGATATGTAGTTCCAGATGAAGAAGGTATGAATCGGTCTGGTGACAGATATGTAGTTCCAGATGAAGAAGGTATGAATCGGTCTGGTGACAGATATGTAGTTCCAGATGAAGAAGGTATGAATCGGTCTGGTGACAGATATGTAGTTCCAGATGAAGAAGGTATGAATCGGTCTGGTGACAGATATGTAGTTCCAGGTGAAGAAGGTATGAATCGGTCTGGTGACAGATATGTAGTTCCAGGTGAAGAAGGTATGAATCGGTCTGGTGACAGATATGTAGTTCCAGATGAAGAAGGTATGAATCGGTCTGGTGACAGATATGTAGTTCCAGATGAAGAAGGTATGAATCGGTCTGGTGACAGATATGTAGTTCCAGATGAAGAAGGTATGAATCGGTCTGGTGGCAGATATGTAGTTCCAGATGAAGACGGTATGAATCGGTCTGGTGACAGATATGTAGTTCCAGATGAAGAAGGTATGAATCGGTCTGGTGACAGATATGTAGTTCCAGATGAAGAAG GTGCTGTGTCTGGCAGTGGCTGTGGGTCACGTGAAGATGTCTGA